In one window of Janthinobacterium sp. 1_2014MBL_MicDiv DNA:
- a CDS encoding methyltransferase family protein: MHTLAHFFGSRRASLLTGIAMACLWGMFASAHVFAFLHDGDWSYLLFCAAETLAALFFLVRSAPVSVSTDAGDWLLAIGATFAPFFFAPSDMTIWPAAQYLLATGSLLQIAGLLSLNRSFGLVAARRDIKTGGMYRVVRHPVYASYVLSSSAYLLTNASPANAVVYAAAMLMLVARLLREERFLATDVRYRVYMRQVKYRLLPFIF, from the coding sequence ATGCACACCCTCGCTCACTTCTTCGGCTCGCGGCGCGCCAGCCTGCTCACCGGCATCGCCATGGCCTGCCTGTGGGGCATGTTCGCCAGCGCCCACGTCTTCGCCTTCCTGCATGACGGCGACTGGAGCTATCTGCTGTTCTGCGCCGCCGAAACGCTGGCCGCCCTCTTCTTTCTCGTGCGCTCGGCCCCCGTCAGCGTCTCCACCGACGCGGGCGACTGGCTGCTGGCCATCGGCGCCACCTTTGCACCTTTTTTCTTCGCGCCGTCCGACATGACCATCTGGCCGGCGGCGCAATACCTGCTCGCCACCGGCAGCCTGCTGCAGATTGCCGGCCTGCTCTCGCTGAACCGCAGCTTCGGCCTGGTGGCAGCGCGGCGCGACATCAAGACGGGCGGCATGTACCGCGTGGTGCGCCACCCGGTCTATGCCAGCTATGTGCTCTCGTCGAGCGCCTACCTGCTGACCAATGCATCGCCCGCGAATGCCGTCGTGTACGCCGCGGCCATGCTGATGCTGGTGGCGCGCCTGCTGCGCGAAGAACGCTTCCTGGCAACCGACGTGCGCTACCGCGTCTACATGCGGCAAGTGAAATACCGGCTGCTGCCTTT